A single genomic interval of Armigeres subalbatus isolate Guangzhou_Male chromosome 1, GZ_Asu_2, whole genome shotgun sequence harbors:
- the LOC134208344 gene encoding uncharacterized protein LOC134208344, whose protein sequence is MDCKKCLLPVTKDQPSIFCNAFALEPKCALHRDVEELKAKVETIMSLLAPNVKCSANSAMQHSTPKTSPKFSNAPYASTGRIESFVPPDASSRSFTSTNMEESFAMVLTNIDGSVSEKDVQEMVTRCLGACDKECVNVRKLVPRWVDSNTLDYISFKIVLDTKWKFAALTPTTWPKNVKFREFRQNLCTWKPDIC, encoded by the exons ATGGATTGCAAAAAGTGTCTTCTTCCCGTCACAAAAGATCAGCCATCTATATTCTGCAATGCATT CGCGCTGGAGCCCAAATGTGCATTACATCGTGACGTCGAAGAACTGAAGGCAAAAGTTGAAACAATTATGTCTCTACTTGCTCCGAATGTAAAATGTTCTGCGAATAGTGCCATGCAACATTCAACTCCTAAAACATCACCGAAATTTTCTAATGCACCATATGCATCAACCGGCCGCATAGAGTCATTCGTTCCACCTGATGCTTCGAGTCGATCATTCACTTCTACGAACATGGAAGAGAGTTTCGCAATGGTACTTACGAATATTGATGGCAGTGTTTCGGAAAAAGACGTGCAGGAGATGGTTACACGATGTTTGGGTGCTTGTGACAAAGAATGTGTCAATGTTAGAAAACTTGTTCCGCGATGGGTGGACAGTAACACGCTGGACTATATCTCTTTCAAAATTGTTCTGGACACAAAATGGAAATTTGCTGCTCTAACGCCGACTACATGGccaaaaaatgttaaatttcgAGAGTTCCGACAAAACCTGTGCACATGGAAACCAGATATATGTTAG